A segment of the Sylvia atricapilla isolate bSylAtr1 chromosome 25, bSylAtr1.pri, whole genome shotgun sequence genome:
GAGCAAGGTACCCCCCGGCCAGGGCACCCCCAAAGCCTGGTCCCCTCTGGCCATGGGACCCTTCGGCGATGTGACCCCACAACGCCTGGTAccccctgagccctgggatcCCCCGAGCAAGGCAcccccaaagcccagcactCCTCAGCCAGGGCACCCCTTGAATCTCGGTACCCGCCGGCCAGGGCATCCCCAAACCCCGGAACGCCCAGACCAGGGGGTCCCCTGAACCCTGGGATCCCCTGGATATGGGAAAccccccacagccctgtccccctgGTCCAGGTATCCCCAAACCTCAGTATACTCCACTGCCCCCCAACCCTGGCAGCTCCTACAGCCTGGCACCCCCAGATCTGGGCAATCCCCCGTCTGGCACCCACAACCCTGCCCCACGCCCAGACTCAGTCCCCCAAACTCTGCTATCACCCTATGCCACCCCACCACCCCCATCAAACATCCCACCCTACAGGCCCGATCCCCACAGTCCCACTTGCACCCCTTTAACCCTTTCCCGACCATTCGGTTGGGGGTACTGAGCACGCTGTTTTCCCCcttcaggaggagctggaggcttTTCCGCTGGAAAATGTGCAGGGATGCTCCACCGGGCTGGACAACACGGTGCTGGCCATCAGTGTCCAGGAGAGGAACCCGCCGAGGACCAGCGTGCTGCTCTTCCAGTGCGAGTGGCTGGGGGTGAGCCCGGAGGGGGCAGGAATGGGGGGTAGCCCCAGGAATGGAGGGCTGATTGCAGCGGGTTCATGCCAGGCAGAGACGCTGAGGaacagcctggagaaggtgttgaggcagaggaaggaggagcagagcaatCACTACGGGCACAGGTATGGGGGGTAAGTGGCTCTGCGACCCCGCCCTGGAGACAGCGCCACTGCGCCCCCAAATCTCGCTCCCCAAAGCTGCGGTGAGTCTGGCCATGGGGTCTCCCTGTGGTCCCACACGTCCCCAAAGAGCCCGTGCCTGTGGGCACTTACCGCCTCCTCAAGGGTCGGGGGggcccttttcccctcctggcTCAGCTCCCCCGTCCTACCCCACCCCAGGAACATAACTCCCGCACCCCATCCCCGGGCTCGGCCTCCTTCCTACCCCTCCTACTCCATCCCCATGAGCCCCACCCCATCCACAGGCTCAGTTCCCTCTCTTCCTCATCCTCGTGGGCACAGATCCCCCCAACCCCACCCATAAGCTCGGTCTCCCCTCATCCCCATGGGTGTTCCCCACCCGATTTCCCATCATTGGGCTTAGACTCCCTCTCACCCCACGCTCACGGACCCCCACACCCCATCCTTGGGAccagccccactcctgccccatccccacacaCAGAGACCCGTCTGTCCACCCCGCGCCGCCTCCCCAGGCTCAGCTCACCCTCACCTTCCCCCTCCCAACCCCTCTTGCCCCGGAGCAGCCCGGACATTGCCCCGGTCCCGGCCCCCACGTACCCGGCCCCGGAGCGCCGGGCAGAGCCCCTCGAGCCCCCCTGGCGTGGGCTGCGCTCCTCGGATTACCGTGACTCTCGGGCGGGACTGCGTCGTGCCTCAGTTTACCCAGGAGCagggggtgctgctggggaccCTGTACTGTCACCAGATCTGCCGGAATCCCCGAAAATGCCGCGGGCCCAACCCCCCACCCAGGCCATGTCCGAGGTGGACCGAAATGTTGTAAGTCCCGAGCCACCCGACCccccggggatggggacacggcAGCTCCCACCCCGCACACATCGACTCCCAGCTGTTGCGGGGTTTTTATATGtggaatgaggtgtgagcaattccagactgggcccttggcctgtgggctccttgaGTCTGCGGGACCTGTGCGCCTTTGTGGTGCAGTACGAATTCAGgttgtggcacagcaaaaattcacctctctcccttaagGTATTCCGGGTTCTAACGGGTGTTCACATGTAGATTTATAGTGTTAATACGGAAGCgtccttaaggcagcaaatgcGTACATTCTTTAAGTACCTTGTAATATCACTAAagttgcaaaataaataaagatgtGTAAACAATAAACATCAGAGCGACATGAAACACTGCATCAGCGTGTGTGTCGTAGCTCAGCCCGACCtctcaaaaaacccctaacTTTAACTGGTGCCCGAACAGGGTGCTTTTCTTTAGTTACCATAACCAACCCCCCCGAACGCGGGTGGGTACGGTCTGCTGGCCGAAAGAAGGGGCTCAGTGGGGCTCCCCTGATTTGCGGTATCGGGGAGCCGACCCAGACGTGGGCGGTGTGGAATCGCTATCTCGCGCGGGTCGCGGAGCATTCCACAGGATTCATCGAGCGGATGAATCACGCGCCGTCCCCACGATGTAGACGGTTTGCGGTCTCCTGGACGCAGGATGCTCGCTTCAGAACCGAATTCGGCTCAGTTCGGAGGGGGAGCAAGCGAGGCAGAAAGCGCGAGAGGTTTGGGGAGGGGTGGGGTGTTCGCAGTAGCGATCCGTGAGGCTACAGTAACACACCCTGGTGGAAGATAAGACTGTGTTCGCTGTGGAACAAAGAGACGGTGGGAAAAGAACGTGGATCGAGAAATGCTGGCTGCTACGCGACTTGTCAATATTCTTtctaagagaggagaaaaattaaaagaagcgGACTTAGAACAGTTGCCCTATGGGCCAGGAAGCGAAGAAAGCTGAACAAGCCGCCGCTTGTCTTTAGTGAGACGGAGTGGcgaaaaatagaagaaatgcTGTGGGACTGTGCGATCAGGGGCGGCAAAGAAGGGAAGAGAGCTCAAGAACTAAGAATGGTGTGCAAAAGACCTTAGTTACCTTACAAATGCTGACGGCCGAGCGGAAGGCTACAGAAGCCGCAATTTGGGCTCTGGAGGGTAAGAGATCTGAAAGCGTGGAAGATCAGAAGCCCTCCAAGATCAGTGCGGAGATCAAAAATAACGAAACGCAAAAAACCCTCTAggctggaaaaatattttggtatttatAACACCCGCCCCATAAAACAAACGCGAACTCCAGTGAACCCCACGCTACAAGATATAATTCAGCACATCCAAGAACCAAATGTAGCCCCTGCCGCTCCAGCGCAAACTAACCCTGTTCGGGAAAGAGCGCGCCCGCCAGAGTCTGAGGGCGTGGTGAAAGAGAAGACAGCAAGCAAAATCAGTGACGAGAAAAAGCCAGCCACAAGCATGACACAAAAAGGCAGAGCGCAAGACGAAGACGGCTCTGAATGGACACCGTTTCCCCCCTCACAGGGCCGGACCCACCAGGACATGGCGAACCCCGACCCCGCCGAGCTGCTGCGCCTCATCTTCTCAGTTCTGTCCTTCGTGAGTGTCCCCACGAAGGGTCCCACCCCGCGAAATATGTGAGACATGCGGGGATCACCATTCACTCCCCTCATCCCGGGGGGGTGCATCGGGGGGCCCTGTTCCATCCCGGGGGACCCTTGTTACCCCCGTGGCTTTGTGACCCCTGAATTCCATGGGGTGCTCCTTACACCAGGGGTTCTGAGACGCACCCCATCCATCCCACGGGCCCACTTTATCCTGGGGGCACTGCACCCCCCTGAACTGCACGGGAATCCCCTAATCCTGAGGCAATGGGCCCCCTGCAACACCCCCTCAAGCTTCATCAGGGTCCCCCCTCTCAATCCCCTAAGCTGCAGGGGAGGGGTCTCACTATCCTGGGGGACCCCACCATGGCCCCCACAGTCTCCACGGGAGTCCCCCTTATCCTGGGGGTGCAGGGGGGAATGacttccaccatcccaggatCCAGGAGGGTCCAACAACCCCCCGGGAGTTACCCCACAGATGAGGGTTTCCCACAACTCCCACCACAAccccccagcagctcagagcaccCCACACAGCGGCTGGACAAGGGGGACGCCCCCATGATTTATTGGGGAGTTCTGGGGGTCACTTGGGGGGTTCAGCCCCTCACTCCTTGGTGTTGCTCCACTTCGCAGTGCGCCAGAAAATCGGGGCTTTCATGAAGCGTCCCGAGCGCATGTAGGCAGAGATCTTGTCCAGGGCCTGGGGAAAAGGGACATGTGGGAACACGTATGGACACACCACagggtcagggatggggacacggaggtgcctgggatgggcacagggacactggtgtcttggggacagggatgggaacacTATGGAGGTCAGAGGTGCAGAGATGGACCCTGGGGTGTCAGGAACTGGGACAGGGATATTGGAGTGTCAGGATTGGGATGGGGTCATTGCGATGTGTGTgatggggacaccagggtgttagggacagggactgggacaCCAGGAGGTCAGGGACGGGGTGACAGGAATGGGGATAGAGACAGAAACACTGGGGATTTAAGGATGAGGTTTGGGATGGGACAAGGACACAGACACTGAGGTGTCAGGGATGGTGATGGGCACAGCGGGGAATGggggatggggacatgggggtgtcagggatggagatggtgctggggacaccggggtggCCCCGGGCTGTCCCGTGCCTCTGCTCACCTCGAAGCGCTGCAGGAACTGGGCCAGGTTTCCCTTCAGCTCCGGGCACTCAGGCACGAACATGCGCTGCTGGTCCAGCACGTCATACGCCAGGAAGTCCACGAAGGTGAGCTGTGGGAGGGACAAGGTGAGTCAGTCCCCACAGGGACTCCCCAAAGCTCCCCAGCACACCCCACCTACCTTCTGCCCCGCAAACCAGGGCCGGGAGCCCAGGAACCGcgacagctcctgcagcttcttgggcagctgctccaggtacGCCGGCTTCAGCTTCTCCTACACGGCACGGAGGGGGCACAGTtcggggctctgctccctcctgccagcccagaaCCCAGGGGCATCACCCCCTGActgcagccaggcaagggaTGTGCccgtgctgctggtggctgagcCCCTAGTCCCCTGTGGGGGGACAACCCCGGGGTCTAGGGGGAGCTGTCCCCCCATAACCCCTGCGGGGGCACTCACAAAGTCAGGGTCGTAGCAGAGCCTGATAAAGTTCATCCTCAAATCCATGATCTGGTTTTCCAGCACGTCCACGcgctgcttctcctcctccgTCTCACCACCTGCGGGGTCGGGAGGTGTCAACCCACCGCCCACAAAACCTCGGGGACCGCCCGGATCCCGCCCTCCCCACTCACACAGGTTGTGCTTGCGGGCGATGTAGCGCAGGATGGCGTTGCTCTGTGTCAGCTTGGTGGGGCCGTCGATGAGATAGGGCAGCTGCGGGGGCCGGGCGGTGGGAGTCAGCCCCAGCGACCCCCGCACCGCCCTCCCCACACCCTCCCCACACCTTCCCCGGCACCTACGTTGGGAAAGTCGAGCCCCAGTTTCTCCTTCTCGTTGGTCCAGTCGCTCGGATCATAgtcaggggctgagggagcagagagatTGAGGGGGCTCCCCCAGACCCTCTGCCCCACTCGTGGCACCCCCAGCAGTGGGAGGATGCGGACTCTGGGGTTGTCCCCCCTTTGCCCCGGGGTAGCGGGTGACCCCTCCCGGGACAGATAAAGGAGAACGTTGCCCCTGAGAGGGGTCAAGGTCTTTTTACTGGAGGGGACAAAGGTGACCCCCCGAGCTGGCAGGAGGGCGTGGGGGTGGCGGGAGCGGGACACGGGGCGGACTGGGGGCGTTCCCCCCGCTGCTGACACAGCAGGAACGAGGGTGCcggggacaggggcaggagggatttggggggtcaCACCCCGCTTGCCCCCGCTCACCTGGGCCAGGGCGGTACTGGCGCTCCTGGTAGGGCGTCTCTGTGTACTCTAGCAGCAGGCGGATCGCGTGGGCCAGCTGCGGGGCACGGGAGGCGTTTTtgacaccccaaatcccccccgGAGCTCTCACACACCCTGGGACCCCCAGCACTCCCACATCATTCTGGACCTCCAAGATTCCCGCATCGCTCCGGGACCTCCAACACTCCCACATCGCTCCGGACCTCCCAACACTCCCACATCGCTCCCACACCCCCAGACACGTGCCCACCCCGTCCCCAGCGTGCCACTGTCACCCCTCGATCCCACTCACCCCACGGATGTCCCAGTACCCCAGCGTGACCACCATGGCGACAACCGCCCGAGGCTCTGCGAGAACACGGACCGGGACGGACCGGGACAGGgccctcccctgtcccctccccttgACGTCCGCGGCTGCAGGCAGGGCGCAGGCAGGGTGCCAGGGCGTCCAGCCAGCGCTGgcaccaggacagcagcaggagcggCCCCTTCCCAGGGCAAGGAGGTAGCAGGTGGGGGGACGGCGGCGGGGccctggggggctcaggggggctCTGGGTGGTCAGTGGGTGCCGAGAGAGATGGTGAGAACATCCTCCTCCTGGATGGGCTCCAGCTCAGCGCTCTGCACCGCCTGCGTGATGAGCgtcagctcctggcacagcgTCTCGAAGCGATAGCTCACACGGATGTCGGGAACGTTGGTGCGGCGGATGTCGTTCCCCTCCGGACCCTCCTTCAGGTAGTTGGGACCCAGCCAGTAGCTCTTCACCTGGGGGAGTTGGGAGAGGCTCCCACGGCTGCCCAGCACTCCCGAGGGCTACCAGTGCCCATGGAGGGGAATGGGAATGAGGCAACTGGGAGTGGGAACAGGCAACTGGGTGGAAATGGGAATCGCAAATGGGAGTGGGCAGAGCCagctttcccccctccccagcccaccGCCGAGGACTGCCTGTGGcg
Coding sequences within it:
- the LOC136371483 gene encoding glutathione S-transferase 2-like; the encoded protein is MVVTLGYWDIRGLAHAIRLLLEYTETPYQERQYRPGPAPDYDPSDWTNEKEKLGLDFPNLPYLIDGPTKLTQSNAILRYIARKHNLCGETEEEKQRVDVLENQIMDLRMNFIRLCYDPDFEKLKPAYLEQLPKKLQELSRFLGSRPWFAGQKLTFVDFLAYDVLDQQRMFVPECPELKGNLAQFLQRFEALDKISAYMRSGRFMKAPIFWRTAKWSNTKE